Proteins encoded within one genomic window of Pongo pygmaeus isolate AG05252 chromosome 6, NHGRI_mPonPyg2-v2.0_pri, whole genome shotgun sequence:
- the LSM5 gene encoding U6 snRNA-associated Sm-like protein LSm5, with translation MAANATTNPSQLLPLELVDKCIGSRIHIVMKSDKEIVGTLLGFDDFVNILLKDVTEFEITPEGRRITKLDQILLNGNNITMLVPGGEGPEV, from the exons ATGGCGGCTAACGCTACTACCAACCCGTCGCAGCTGCTGCCGTTAG AGCTTGTGGACAAATGTATAGGATCAAGAATTCACATCGTGATGAAGAGTGATAAGGAAATTGTTGGTACTCTTCTAGGATTTGATGACTTTGTCAATATCCTTTTAAAAG ATGTCACTGAGTT TGAAATCACACCAGAAGGAAGAAGGATTACTAAATTAGATCAGATTTTactaaatggaaataatataacAATG CTGGTTCCTGGAGGAGAAGGACCTGAAGTGTGA